The Sorangiineae bacterium MSr11367 genome window below encodes:
- a CDS encoding DUF47 family protein, translating to MSLQSVVRWLLPREDHFYDFLERQAKVASEAATALAEFHNPESTVASVRSKVQAAEHTGDRIVHEMEEALAKTFVTPIDREDLQRLSSQLDTVTDLANAAARTCDLFGVPRPTEPMIALIDKLIECTRVLTEAIPMLRTQDYKELLEKCRVLRGIEKEADLIYREAISHLFHSDQIDAKKLLREKTVLDELENAVDYCEYVSETLANLAVKQS from the coding sequence ATGAGCCTCCAATCCGTAGTGCGATGGCTCCTCCCTCGCGAGGATCACTTCTACGACTTTCTCGAACGGCAAGCCAAGGTAGCCTCCGAGGCTGCCACGGCACTGGCCGAGTTTCACAATCCCGAATCGACCGTCGCCAGCGTGCGGTCCAAAGTGCAGGCGGCCGAACACACGGGCGACCGAATCGTCCACGAGATGGAAGAAGCGCTGGCGAAGACCTTCGTCACGCCGATCGATCGCGAAGACCTGCAGCGCCTCTCCTCGCAGCTCGACACGGTGACCGACCTCGCCAATGCGGCGGCACGTACGTGCGATCTCTTCGGCGTCCCGCGCCCCACCGAGCCGATGATTGCGCTCATCGACAAGCTGATCGAATGCACCCGCGTGCTCACGGAAGCGATTCCGATGCTGCGCACGCAAGATTACAAAGAGCTTCTCGAGAAGTGCCGTGTGCTGCGCGGCATCGAGAAGGAAGCGGACCTCATCTACCGCGAGGCGATAAGCCACCTTTTCCACTCGGATCAAATCGACGCCAAAAAGCTATTGCGCGAAAAGACGGTATTGGACGAGCTGGAAAACGCGGTCGACTACTGCGAGTACGTGTCAGAAACGCTGGCCAATCTCGCCGTCAAGCAAAGCTGA
- a CDS encoding inorganic phosphate transporter, which translates to MLSLLIAVIVTAVVFDFINGFHDAANAIATVVSTGVLPIRTAVFIAGIFNFVGAVTGTAVAKTIASGFADPSVVSQTVVLAALIGAIIWNLITWWYGIPSSSSHALVGGLAGAVTAHAGLGAFRWVALVEKVMIPLVVSPTLGFLIAFFVMIALLWIVRRMRPDFVHKASRRLQLVSACLMALSHGSNDAQKSMGVITLALLAFMAKGHHAGIPEWVLPHGKANEVPYWVIIVCAAAIALGTMAGGKKIIKTMGTKIIRISPLQGFAAETSGALTILTASHLGVPVSTTHCINACIMGVGASKRVSAVRWGVAGNIVIAWILTLPLSAAISFVTMVLLRGVG; encoded by the coding sequence ATGCTGAGTCTTCTCATCGCCGTCATCGTCACGGCCGTCGTGTTCGACTTCATCAACGGCTTTCACGATGCCGCCAATGCGATTGCCACGGTCGTCTCGACCGGCGTGCTTCCCATTCGCACCGCGGTGTTCATCGCTGGCATCTTCAACTTCGTCGGTGCCGTCACGGGCACCGCCGTGGCCAAGACCATCGCCTCGGGCTTCGCCGATCCCTCGGTGGTTTCGCAAACGGTCGTCTTGGCCGCGCTGATAGGCGCCATCATCTGGAACCTCATCACGTGGTGGTACGGCATTCCTTCGAGCTCGTCGCACGCGCTCGTCGGCGGGCTCGCAGGCGCGGTCACCGCGCACGCCGGGCTCGGAGCCTTCCGCTGGGTCGCCTTGGTCGAAAAGGTGATGATCCCGCTGGTGGTCTCCCCCACCCTGGGATTCCTCATCGCCTTCTTCGTGATGATCGCGCTTCTCTGGATCGTGCGCCGCATGCGCCCCGATTTCGTGCACAAGGCATCGCGACGACTGCAGCTGGTTTCGGCGTGCTTGATGGCGCTGTCGCACGGCTCCAACGACGCGCAGAAATCCATGGGCGTCATCACCTTGGCGCTGCTGGCGTTCATGGCCAAGGGCCACCATGCGGGCATCCCCGAGTGGGTCCTGCCCCACGGCAAGGCGAACGAGGTTCCCTATTGGGTCATCATCGTGTGCGCGGCGGCGATTGCCCTCGGCACGATGGCGGGCGGCAAAAAGATCATCAAGACGATGGGGACGAAGATCATCCGCATCTCGCCCCTTCAGGGCTTCGCCGCCGAAACGAGCGGTGCCCTGACGATTCTCACGGCAAGCCACCTGGGCGTCCCCGTCTCGACGACCCACTGCATCAACGCCTGCATCATGGGCGTCGGCGCCAGCAAGCGCGTGAGCGCCGTCCGCTGGGGCGTCGCCGGCAACATCGTCATTGCGTGGATTTTGACGCTGCCCTTGAGCGCGGCGATCTCGTTCGTAACGATGGTGCTCTTGCGGGGTGTGGGCTAA
- a CDS encoding thiolase family protein produces MADIVIAEAVRSAVGRAHKGSLALKRPDELAGDVIRALLARVPQVKPELVEDLVLGCAMPEGEQGLNVARLAGLLGGLSQDSSAMTINRFCSSGLQAIALAAGAIAIGSNDIVVAGGVESMSMVPMTGNKLSASAEVMEKFPTAYTPMGITAENVAAKFDVSRADQDAFALKSQQKATAAREGKKFEDEVVTVRGIRYQGNERVTFDFRQDELIRPETTAEGLAQLKPAFSAKGVVTAGNSSPLSDGAAAALVLSKAKADELGVKGLGYFRAYATVGVDPAIMGIGPVPAVQKLLQKTGKSIKDIDVFEVNEAFASQAVYVQRTLGIPEEKLNVNGGAIALGHPLGCTGAKLTATALYELKRRGGKYAVVTMCIGGGMGAAALLEAIR; encoded by the coding sequence ATGGCTGATATCGTCATTGCAGAGGCAGTTCGTTCCGCGGTGGGGCGCGCGCACAAAGGTTCGTTGGCGCTCAAGAGGCCCGACGAGCTCGCGGGCGACGTGATCCGTGCGCTCCTGGCCCGCGTTCCGCAGGTCAAGCCGGAGCTGGTGGAAGATCTCGTTTTGGGCTGCGCCATGCCCGAGGGCGAGCAAGGTTTGAACGTGGCGCGGCTCGCCGGGCTGTTGGGCGGGCTGTCGCAGGATTCGTCGGCGATGACCATCAATCGATTCTGCTCGAGCGGCCTGCAGGCCATTGCGCTCGCGGCGGGCGCGATTGCCATTGGCTCGAACGACATCGTGGTGGCCGGCGGCGTCGAGTCGATGAGCATGGTGCCCATGACGGGCAACAAGCTGAGTGCGTCGGCGGAGGTGATGGAGAAGTTCCCCACGGCGTACACGCCGATGGGCATCACCGCGGAGAACGTGGCGGCGAAGTTCGACGTGTCGCGTGCAGACCAGGACGCCTTCGCCTTGAAGAGCCAGCAAAAGGCGACGGCGGCGCGCGAGGGAAAGAAGTTCGAGGACGAAGTGGTGACGGTCCGCGGGATTCGTTACCAAGGCAACGAGCGCGTCACCTTCGACTTCCGCCAGGACGAGTTGATCCGTCCGGAGACGACGGCGGAAGGTCTCGCACAGTTGAAGCCGGCATTCAGCGCCAAAGGCGTGGTCACCGCCGGCAACAGCTCTCCGCTGTCCGACGGTGCGGCGGCCGCGTTGGTGCTCAGCAAGGCGAAGGCCGACGAGCTCGGGGTGAAGGGCCTCGGCTACTTCCGCGCCTACGCCACGGTGGGCGTCGACCCGGCGATCATGGGCATCGGCCCCGTCCCGGCGGTGCAGAAGCTTCTGCAGAAGACCGGGAAGTCCATCAAGGACATCGACGTCTTCGAGGTGAACGAGGCCTTCGCCAGCCAAGCCGTGTACGTGCAACGAACCCTGGGCATCCCGGAAGAGAAGCTCAACGTGAACGGTGGCGCGATTGCCCTGGGCCATCCCCTCGGGTGCACGGGGGCCAAGCTGACGGCGACGGCGCTGTACGAGCTGAAGCGCCGCGGCGGCAAGTACGCTGTCGTCACGATGTGCATCGGCGGCGGCATGGGGGCTGCAGCGTTGCTCGAAGCCATTCGCTGA
- a CDS encoding 3-hydroxyacyl-CoA dehydrogenase/enoyl-CoA hydratase family protein yields the protein MSKAIRRTAVIGAGVMGSGIAAHFANAGLEVLLLDIVPPNLTDAEKKDKKARNRFSAGGLEKAIKSRPAAFFHKSNARLVSIGNTEDDLEKLKDYDLVIEAVIERLDVKQALFAKLEKILPAHAIVASNTSGLRIHDMMTGRTEAFKKNFLVMHFFNPVRYMKLLELVAGPDTDPVTVDRIRRFGEDALGKGIVFGKDTPNFVGNRIGVHAMMAVIHQMLQDGLTPEDVDNITGMPLAHPKSASFRTGDLVGLDTFVHVAQNCFDSLTNDEDRAVFEVPAFLRTMVEKKFLGDKTKGGFYRKGANKVIETFDPVKLEYRPKGGDEGIKNVTKSVSKIEDPKERVRKIVADTGKAGQFAWKVASRSLAYSARRIGEIADSVVAIDDAMRWGYNWELGPFEMWDALGFAETVDRMEKDGLKLPDSVKKMRASGATGFYKDDTVYDLLKGAYVKREVDPRNATLTVLRRGQAPVLKNDGAEAWDLGDGVLGLTFKTKANSIDPDVISMLSQAAEKAESDFRALVIANQGEFFCVGANLLLVMMAASQKEWGQIDTMVKGYQDATQRLKYAHVPVVAAPYNMTLGGGLELCFGSDAVQAAAETYSGLVEVGVGLIPGGAGTMNMLWRALESVPEGTTVVTQEFVTQTFKNIALAKVATSAEEGKALGYFRRTDGVSFDRARQLTEAKARAIGMAEAGYHPPVPRAYTLPGESGIATLSMMVDTLQAGGFAGEHDAKIARKLAVVLCGGAGGASREVTEQDVLDLEREAFVSLCGEPKSQERMQYMLMNNKPLRN from the coding sequence ATGAGCAAGGCGATCCGACGTACGGCCGTCATCGGCGCAGGTGTGATGGGAAGCGGCATCGCCGCGCATTTCGCCAACGCGGGACTCGAGGTCCTGCTTCTGGACATCGTTCCGCCCAACCTCACGGATGCGGAAAAGAAGGACAAAAAAGCCCGCAACCGCTTTTCGGCGGGCGGCCTCGAGAAGGCCATCAAGTCGCGACCCGCGGCGTTCTTCCACAAGTCCAACGCGCGGCTCGTCTCCATTGGGAACACCGAGGACGATCTCGAGAAGCTCAAGGACTACGATCTGGTCATCGAGGCCGTCATCGAGCGGCTCGACGTGAAGCAGGCGCTCTTCGCCAAGCTGGAGAAGATCCTTCCGGCGCACGCCATCGTGGCGTCCAACACGTCGGGCCTGCGCATCCACGACATGATGACCGGCCGCACCGAGGCGTTCAAAAAGAACTTCCTCGTCATGCACTTCTTCAACCCGGTCCGCTACATGAAGCTCCTCGAGCTCGTGGCCGGTCCCGACACGGATCCCGTCACCGTCGACCGCATTCGCCGCTTTGGCGAAGACGCGCTGGGCAAAGGCATCGTCTTCGGCAAGGACACGCCGAACTTCGTGGGCAACCGCATCGGCGTCCACGCCATGATGGCGGTCATCCACCAGATGCTCCAGGACGGTCTCACCCCCGAGGACGTCGACAACATCACCGGCATGCCGCTCGCGCACCCGAAGAGCGCCAGCTTCCGCACGGGAGACTTGGTCGGCCTCGATACGTTCGTGCACGTTGCGCAGAACTGTTTCGACTCGCTCACCAACGACGAAGACCGCGCCGTATTCGAGGTGCCTGCCTTCCTCCGCACCATGGTCGAGAAGAAGTTCCTGGGCGACAAGACCAAGGGTGGCTTCTACCGCAAAGGCGCCAACAAGGTGATCGAGACGTTCGACCCCGTGAAGCTCGAGTACCGCCCCAAGGGCGGCGACGAAGGCATCAAGAACGTCACCAAGTCCGTCTCGAAGATCGAGGACCCGAAAGAGCGCGTTCGCAAGATCGTCGCCGACACGGGCAAGGCCGGCCAGTTCGCCTGGAAGGTCGCCTCGCGCTCGCTCGCGTACTCGGCGCGCCGCATCGGTGAGATCGCCGACAGCGTGGTCGCCATCGACGATGCGATGCGCTGGGGATACAACTGGGAGCTTGGGCCCTTCGAGATGTGGGACGCCCTCGGCTTCGCCGAGACGGTGGACCGCATGGAGAAGGACGGCCTCAAGCTTCCCGACTCCGTGAAGAAGATGCGCGCGAGCGGCGCGACGGGCTTCTACAAGGACGACACCGTTTACGACTTGCTCAAGGGCGCCTACGTCAAGCGCGAGGTCGATCCGCGCAACGCCACCCTGACCGTGCTCCGTCGCGGCCAGGCGCCGGTGCTCAAGAACGACGGCGCCGAGGCGTGGGATCTCGGCGACGGCGTCCTCGGGCTCACCTTCAAGACGAAGGCGAACAGCATCGATCCGGACGTCATCTCCATGCTGTCGCAGGCCGCCGAGAAGGCGGAGAGCGACTTCCGCGCGCTGGTCATCGCCAACCAGGGCGAGTTCTTCTGCGTCGGCGCGAACTTGCTCCTCGTCATGATGGCGGCCAGCCAGAAAGAGTGGGGCCAGATCGATACGATGGTGAAGGGCTACCAGGACGCGACGCAGCGTCTGAAGTACGCGCACGTGCCCGTGGTCGCGGCGCCGTACAACATGACCCTCGGCGGCGGTCTCGAGCTTTGCTTCGGCAGCGACGCGGTTCAGGCCGCGGCCGAGACGTACTCGGGCCTCGTGGAAGTCGGCGTCGGGTTGATCCCCGGCGGCGCGGGCACCATGAACATGCTCTGGCGCGCGCTCGAGTCGGTTCCGGAAGGAACGACGGTGGTCACGCAGGAGTTCGTCACGCAGACCTTCAAGAACATCGCGCTCGCCAAGGTGGCGACCAGCGCGGAAGAAGGGAAGGCACTCGGCTACTTCCGGCGCACGGACGGCGTGTCGTTCGACCGCGCGCGGCAGCTCACCGAGGCCAAGGCGCGGGCCATCGGCATGGCGGAGGCGGGCTACCATCCGCCGGTCCCGCGGGCGTACACGCTCCCGGGTGAAAGCGGCATCGCCACCTTGAGCATGATGGTCGATACCCTCCAGGCCGGCGGCTTTGCCGGCGAGCACGATGCGAAGATCGCGCGCAAGCTGGCCGTGGTGCTCTGCGGCGGCGCCGGCGGCGCGTCGCGCGAGGTGACGGAGCAGGATGTGCTCGATCTCGAGCGCGAGGCCTTCGTGAGCCTCTGCGGCGAGCCGAAGAGCCAAGAGCGCATGCAGTACATGCTCATGAACAACAAGCCGCTGCGGAACTAG
- a CDS encoding serine/threonine protein kinase yields MPDFADPEKASRPRQQIRALAQNPCIKRAGRRARRVLWGFHDRNALRDLKMSLGLQRGSLFAGRYRIVRRLGSGAMGSVYEVVHLQTERPCALKIMHAHIVEREEMRDRFKMEAKVAARVGSEYIVDVLDAGVDEPTGIPFFVMERLRGEDLSRRLKRVGRVEPEEALRFLHQVSMALDRTHQASIVHRDLKPANLFLTEGPDGKPRVKVLDFGVAKFISEAGAGATTAIAGTPLYMSPEQCRGGKVTAAADVYAFGMIAYTLLVGEAYFADEFAHTSNLVAFALATVNGPIDPASVRASNRQVQLPKAFDGWFGTVTHVDPERRFASTGEAVRALAIALGLDPLPEARPSMSPPAAASATADVPPDSVGDPTQVAGDEADWMAPTATASIMPSDPAVSAQASQLSAAPHVTDTARPHRPSTTVDVRRKSRWMWIASAAAIAGAAGLTFGLPPAPEAMPAASPLAAQTSVLACPVLEASGVPEPAGWLGAAAAATVCERARVILGGSALRTLVPAELLSLPAQPVDHFPKDPYGQADARTRSLEAARHRAAAYIDGTVTKDPAGFHTTLVLRRPDGSELGHADGKGRALYEAVRQAMAPLVSPDLLPKARELDPTFVEWSRAKDINAALDLLDIGMAIHQNAGSLSDECAKLATPSSGAAEVAASERWRCAYTLGIPSQPVALPPIDAKTASSGALAARALHQHYARLSPDPDVVSRLRADFEREQTPLGRSVLAATLSCLVQGSDPKQASDLAHLAVQADPKNPLGGFCAPWGQLLSVARDTASIDSVIDARQAWLPWQENGWIASAFGGSDPKLATKYARRAYALAPYNAYVTDVLANNLLTQGEREEVRTMALSMGTGSYPVLKVESDLLLVQVDASEARFGAALARARRAMEIRPDDTGWVHVQRFEIAWHALEIGDVLGRAAETADLIVERFLDPDPSPLDDNVTVPLRIPAICMRASQRVSQRCFTRFRALRSHLSGGILPLTDVATEGAERYAHGDLLAAAKAWKPLLRDPGVFARVFSGAMEEALERSGDEELVQRLESVAAESGGNRYNGAAPADVRAARRAAAHGDFERARLLARKVIEAWSVADETVPAVGEMRKLIGRTR; encoded by the coding sequence TTGCCCGACTTTGCGGACCCCGAAAAAGCTTCACGGCCGCGCCAGCAGATCCGTGCCCTTGCTCAAAATCCATGTATAAAGAGGGCTGGCCGTCGTGCCAGACGCGTCCTTTGGGGCTTCCACGACCGCAACGCTCTCCGTGACCTAAAGATGTCGCTCGGTCTGCAAAGAGGCTCTCTATTCGCAGGGCGCTACCGCATCGTCCGCCGACTGGGCTCGGGCGCGATGGGCAGCGTGTACGAAGTGGTGCACCTGCAGACCGAGCGGCCGTGCGCGTTGAAGATCATGCATGCGCACATCGTCGAGCGCGAGGAGATGCGCGACCGCTTCAAGATGGAGGCGAAAGTCGCGGCCCGCGTGGGCAGCGAGTACATCGTCGACGTCCTCGACGCTGGCGTCGACGAGCCGACCGGTATTCCGTTCTTCGTGATGGAACGCCTTCGGGGCGAAGACTTGAGTCGGCGGCTGAAACGCGTCGGCCGGGTCGAACCCGAGGAGGCCCTCCGTTTCCTGCACCAAGTCTCGATGGCCCTCGATCGGACGCATCAAGCATCCATCGTGCACCGCGACTTGAAACCCGCGAACCTATTCCTGACGGAGGGCCCCGACGGCAAACCGCGGGTCAAGGTGCTCGATTTTGGCGTCGCAAAGTTCATCAGCGAGGCCGGCGCGGGAGCCACGACGGCCATCGCGGGGACGCCGCTGTACATGTCGCCGGAGCAGTGCCGCGGCGGCAAAGTGACGGCTGCCGCCGACGTCTATGCCTTCGGGATGATCGCCTACACGTTGCTCGTGGGCGAGGCCTATTTCGCGGACGAGTTTGCGCACACGAGCAACTTGGTCGCCTTTGCACTGGCCACGGTGAACGGGCCCATCGACCCGGCCAGCGTACGCGCTTCGAATCGCCAGGTGCAGCTGCCGAAGGCGTTCGATGGGTGGTTCGGCACGGTGACGCACGTGGATCCCGAGCGCCGCTTCGCGAGCACCGGTGAAGCCGTGCGTGCACTTGCGATCGCGTTGGGGCTCGATCCGCTGCCCGAGGCGAGGCCTTCCATGTCGCCGCCGGCAGCAGCGTCGGCCACGGCCGACGTTCCACCGGACTCGGTGGGCGATCCGACCCAGGTCGCCGGAGATGAGGCCGACTGGATGGCGCCCACGGCAACCGCCAGCATCATGCCGAGTGATCCGGCAGTGAGCGCCCAAGCCTCGCAGCTGTCCGCGGCACCGCACGTCACCGATACGGCAAGACCGCACCGCCCGAGTACCACCGTCGATGTCCGGAGAAAAAGTCGGTGGATGTGGATCGCAAGCGCGGCCGCAATTGCGGGCGCCGCGGGTTTGACCTTCGGATTGCCTCCTGCCCCCGAGGCGATGCCCGCAGCGTCCCCCCTCGCAGCACAGACCTCGGTGCTCGCGTGTCCTGTTCTCGAGGCGTCGGGCGTTCCAGAACCCGCGGGTTGGCTCGGTGCCGCCGCCGCAGCGACCGTCTGTGAACGCGCCCGAGTCATCCTCGGGGGAAGTGCGTTACGCACTCTCGTACCGGCGGAGCTACTGTCGCTACCGGCTCAACCCGTCGACCACTTTCCAAAAGACCCGTATGGGCAAGCCGACGCGCGGACGAGATCCCTCGAAGCCGCACGCCATCGCGCCGCTGCATACATCGATGGTACGGTGACGAAAGATCCTGCCGGGTTCCACACCACATTGGTGCTACGCCGGCCGGATGGCTCCGAACTCGGACACGCCGATGGGAAGGGACGCGCGCTCTATGAGGCGGTGCGGCAGGCCATGGCGCCTCTCGTTTCGCCCGACCTGCTCCCGAAAGCGCGCGAGCTGGATCCAACGTTCGTCGAATGGTCGCGCGCCAAGGACATCAACGCCGCACTCGACCTACTCGACATTGGGATGGCGATCCACCAAAACGCCGGCTCCCTGTCCGATGAGTGCGCGAAGCTCGCAACTCCGAGCAGCGGTGCCGCGGAAGTGGCGGCGAGCGAGCGATGGCGATGCGCCTACACACTCGGTATTCCATCGCAGCCCGTAGCACTCCCGCCCATTGACGCGAAGACGGCTTCATCTGGAGCCTTGGCTGCACGCGCGCTCCATCAGCACTACGCCCGTCTTAGCCCCGATCCAGATGTGGTATCGCGTCTACGCGCCGATTTCGAGCGCGAGCAGACTCCACTGGGTCGCTCGGTTCTCGCGGCAACCCTATCGTGCCTCGTTCAAGGCTCGGATCCAAAGCAAGCATCGGATCTCGCGCACCTGGCGGTGCAGGCCGACCCAAAGAACCCTCTCGGTGGCTTTTGCGCGCCGTGGGGACAGCTCTTGTCCGTCGCACGAGATACCGCGAGCATCGACAGCGTCATCGACGCGAGACAGGCCTGGCTACCCTGGCAAGAAAACGGATGGATTGCCTCCGCGTTTGGGGGAAGCGACCCCAAATTGGCAACCAAATACGCTCGGCGTGCCTACGCATTGGCGCCGTACAATGCTTACGTTACGGACGTTCTCGCAAACAACTTGCTCACCCAAGGTGAGCGTGAAGAAGTTCGTACGATGGCGCTCTCCATGGGGACCGGCAGCTACCCCGTCCTCAAAGTCGAAAGCGATCTGCTCCTCGTACAGGTCGACGCCAGTGAGGCGCGCTTTGGCGCGGCTCTGGCACGTGCACGGCGAGCCATGGAGATCAGACCGGATGATACCGGCTGGGTCCATGTCCAGCGCTTCGAAATTGCTTGGCATGCTCTCGAAATCGGTGACGTCCTGGGCCGAGCCGCGGAAACGGCCGATCTCATCGTCGAGCGATTCCTGGACCCTGATCCCTCGCCACTTGACGACAATGTGACGGTGCCGTTGCGGATTCCGGCGATCTGCATGCGCGCATCGCAGCGCGTGTCGCAGCGATGCTTTACCCGATTTCGTGCTCTTCGCAGTCACTTGTCCGGGGGAATTCTTCCGTTGACGGATGTCGCGACGGAAGGAGCGGAACGCTATGCCCACGGAGATCTCCTCGCTGCCGCAAAGGCGTGGAAACCACTTCTTCGAGATCCCGGAGTCTTTGCGAGAGTGTTTTCCGGAGCGATGGAAGAAGCCTTGGAGCGCTCCGGGGATGAGGAACTCGTGCAACGGTTGGAATCCGTCGCGGCGGAATCGGGTGGCAACCGTTACAACGGTGCCGCGCCCGCCGACGTTCGTGCGGCGAGACGCGCAGCCGCGCACGGCGATTTCGAGCGAGCGCGGTTGCTCGCTCGAAAGGTGATCGAAGCGTGGTCGGTTGCTGACGAAACCGTCCCGGCCGTCGGCGAGATGCGAAAGTTGATCGGGCGCACACGATAG
- a CDS encoding tetratricopeptide repeat protein — protein sequence MAEDEIDEAVRLLESADELRRAGRLVAALEATQRALERLRLACGDDHPDVASALLTLGKIHEDAERYTDAEATYLWASEIMRRWIDEPDPTVQRLRIQVEIALGHITRTLGRLDVAHAILTRAVTDAEHRLGPQDPDTGAALNALGMVCKYAGRFGEGQTTYRRALDIAERTRGPESTTVATICHNLGGLAFDAGDYAEAEPPARRAVEIRRAVLGDEHPDVAADRLALAPVLEALGRVDEAAELYARVRLLFERTPGREYDLAVLHNNLGVGAAERGDTQTARHHYVTALVIKERLLGEHHADLAMTLHNLGMLSVQCAQWDEARTSLLRALRIFEASLPPEHPKTIVCRTALASIFA from the coding sequence TTGGCAGAGGACGAGATCGACGAGGCGGTTCGACTCCTTGAAAGCGCCGATGAACTGCGGCGTGCGGGGCGCCTCGTCGCTGCGCTCGAAGCGACGCAGCGGGCTCTCGAGCGGCTGCGGCTCGCGTGCGGCGACGACCATCCAGATGTGGCCAGCGCGCTTTTGACGCTGGGCAAGATTCACGAAGACGCTGAACGCTACACGGACGCCGAAGCGACGTATCTCTGGGCGTCCGAGATCATGCGTCGATGGATCGACGAGCCCGATCCGACGGTGCAGCGACTTCGCATCCAGGTCGAGATTGCGCTCGGCCACATCACGCGTACCTTGGGCCGGCTCGACGTGGCACATGCTATCCTGACACGTGCGGTTACCGATGCCGAGCACCGATTGGGGCCTCAGGATCCCGACACCGGTGCGGCGCTCAATGCGTTGGGCATGGTTTGCAAATACGCGGGGCGATTCGGCGAGGGGCAAACGACCTATCGCCGCGCGCTCGACATTGCAGAGCGCACCAGGGGGCCCGAATCTACGACGGTCGCCACCATTTGCCATAACCTCGGTGGGTTGGCGTTCGATGCCGGTGACTATGCAGAGGCCGAGCCGCCCGCGCGGCGCGCCGTTGAAATCCGTCGCGCCGTGCTGGGCGACGAACATCCGGACGTCGCGGCCGATCGGCTAGCGCTCGCGCCCGTGCTCGAAGCGCTCGGTCGCGTCGACGAGGCTGCAGAGCTCTACGCGCGCGTACGGCTCCTTTTCGAGCGCACTCCGGGGCGAGAGTACGACTTGGCCGTCTTGCACAACAACCTCGGTGTCGGTGCAGCGGAGCGCGGTGACACGCAAACTGCGCGGCACCATTACGTGACCGCCCTCGTGATCAAAGAGCGACTGCTCGGCGAGCACCACGCCGACCTCGCGATGACCTTGCATAATCTGGGCATGTTGTCGGTGCAGTGCGCTCAATGGGACGAGGCGCGTACGTCCTTGCTTCGCGCCCTACGTATCTTCGAAGCGTCCTTGCCGCCAGAGCACCCCAAGACCATCGTCTGCCGAACCGCCCTCGCTTCGATCTTCGCTTGA